From Haloarcula sp. CBA1127, a single genomic window includes:
- a CDS encoding bacterio-opsin activator domain-containing protein: MKPPETLAHSTLDTLPINIAVLDDEGTILFTNRAWREFAGDEDGEMEGTNYFTTTDVDADEYAGQAVGGIESVINGEQDLFTMEYPCHSPEEKQWFLMRVAPLPEDEAGSAVVAHIDITQRKLAELAAERRSEELKAERQNLKQLVDRVDGLLKAVMGDVLTVDSREAIEQTVCDRLATVDSYQFAWVSELDLRDETLSSTALSADRPTSLSIPLDADDPVAEAARTEEMQVVTDGIDEQHSRLADSDVASVAAVPLVSGESLYGVLTVYADSDDVFDPREQAVLGTIGRATAAAIDARETSRLLTADNVTELELQVTDPDVFYIDVATELGCSMEYGGSVPDGEETVMFFLVETDDPSAVCAVAADHPQVSGVSHVSTSDSSALFEFTVSDPPVVSVVADRGAQTGDILVEPGKATVTVTLPASMETRSVVEQVRNQYPETELLSVRERDEPPASRQAFVANVEERLTNRQLTALRKGFLGGFFDWPRDVSGEQLAESMDICPSTFHQHLRAGERKLLEEVFENW, translated from the coding sequence ATGAAGCCACCAGAGACACTCGCTCACTCGACGTTGGACACGCTCCCCATCAATATCGCTGTCCTCGACGACGAGGGGACGATCCTGTTCACAAACCGCGCCTGGCGGGAGTTCGCGGGCGACGAGGACGGGGAGATGGAGGGGACGAACTACTTCACGACGACCGATGTCGACGCCGACGAATACGCTGGACAGGCAGTCGGCGGCATCGAGTCGGTCATCAACGGTGAGCAGGACCTGTTCACGATGGAGTACCCGTGTCACTCTCCGGAAGAGAAGCAGTGGTTTCTGATGCGGGTCGCGCCGCTGCCGGAGGACGAGGCCGGGAGCGCGGTTGTGGCACACATCGATATCACCCAGCGGAAACTCGCCGAACTGGCGGCCGAGCGACGGAGCGAGGAACTCAAGGCCGAGCGCCAGAACCTCAAACAACTCGTCGACCGGGTCGACGGGCTGCTGAAGGCGGTGATGGGCGACGTGCTGACCGTCGACTCGCGGGAGGCCATCGAGCAGACCGTTTGTGACCGGCTGGCCACGGTCGACTCCTACCAGTTCGCATGGGTGTCCGAACTCGACTTGCGCGACGAGACGCTGTCGTCGACGGCCCTATCGGCCGACCGACCGACCTCGTTATCTATCCCGCTTGACGCCGACGACCCGGTCGCGGAGGCGGCTCGTACCGAGGAGATGCAGGTCGTGACCGATGGCATCGACGAGCAACACAGCCGGCTTGCTGACTCCGACGTGGCATCGGTCGCGGCAGTGCCGCTCGTCTCCGGCGAATCGTTATACGGCGTGCTCACCGTCTATGCCGACAGCGACGACGTGTTCGACCCCCGAGAACAGGCCGTGCTGGGAACCATCGGCCGGGCGACCGCGGCGGCCATCGATGCTCGCGAAACCAGCCGGCTGCTGACCGCTGACAACGTCACTGAACTCGAACTGCAGGTCACCGACCCAGACGTTTTTTATATTGACGTGGCAACCGAACTCGGCTGCTCGATGGAGTATGGCGGGAGCGTCCCCGACGGTGAGGAGACGGTGATGTTCTTCCTCGTCGAGACAGACGACCCCTCGGCTGTCTGTGCCGTCGCCGCCGACCACCCGCAGGTGTCGGGCGTCTCGCACGTCTCGACGTCGGACTCGTCGGCGCTGTTCGAGTTCACCGTCTCGGACCCACCGGTCGTTTCGGTCGTCGCCGACCGCGGAGCCCAGACTGGCGACATTCTGGTCGAACCGGGGAAGGCGACAGTCACCGTCACGCTCCCGGCGTCGATGGAGACCCGAAGCGTGGTCGAGCAGGTCCGCAACCAGTATCCGGAGACAGAACTGCTCTCCGTACGAGAACGGGACGAACCGCCGGCCTCCCGGCAGGCGTTTGTCGCAAACGTCGAGGAGCGGTTGACCAACCGCCAGCTAACGGCGCTCCGGAAAGGGTTTCTCGGCGGCTTCTTCGACTGGCCACGCGACGTCTCCGGCGAGCAACTGGCCGAGTCGATGGACATCTGCCCGTCAACGTTCCACCAGCACCTCCGTGCGGGTGAGCGAAAGCTACTGGAAGAAGTGTTCGAAAACTGGTAA
- a CDS encoding phytoene/squalene synthase family protein encodes MHSDNIQTSKSIQQETGRTFHLATRLLPERIRHPTYVMYAFFRVADEVVDQTDGPPPTVQHEQLEVIREAALGNIDPAETDHEAVMAAFQDLAERHDISEETINVFIDAMEMDIAQARYETFEDLREYMGGSAVAVGHMMTEVMDPPQKAEALPHATALAEAFQLSNFLRDVREDIHDYGRVYLPQETLDRHGVTEEQLADAEVDDAFRAVMQEELARTDELYREGVAGIRYLPEDCQFGVLLAAVLYADHHRLIRDRGYDVLTETPDLTRRRRLWLLARTWWHWRRNGDPEATFYTVSAVSERGPGETPTDAHGHGQPAWRG; translated from the coding sequence ATGCACTCCGATAACATCCAAACCAGCAAATCGATACAGCAGGAAACCGGACGGACGTTCCACCTTGCGACGCGTCTGCTTCCGGAGCGTATCCGTCACCCGACGTACGTCATGTACGCGTTTTTCCGGGTCGCGGACGAGGTCGTCGACCAGACGGACGGGCCGCCGCCGACCGTCCAGCACGAGCAACTGGAGGTAATTCGCGAGGCAGCGCTCGGGAACATCGACCCAGCCGAGACCGACCACGAGGCGGTCATGGCGGCGTTTCAGGACCTGGCCGAGCGTCACGACATCTCCGAGGAGACGATCAACGTCTTCATCGACGCGATGGAGATGGACATCGCACAGGCCCGCTACGAGACGTTCGAGGACCTCCGTGAGTACATGGGCGGCTCGGCCGTCGCCGTCGGCCACATGATGACGGAGGTGATGGACCCGCCACAGAAGGCGGAGGCCCTGCCCCACGCGACGGCACTGGCCGAAGCGTTCCAGCTTTCGAACTTCCTGCGGGACGTTCGCGAGGACATCCACGACTACGGGCGGGTGTATCTTCCACAGGAGACGCTCGACCGCCACGGCGTCACCGAGGAGCAACTGGCCGACGCCGAGGTCGACGACGCCTTCCGCGCCGTGATGCAGGAGGAACTGGCCCGGACCGACGAACTCTACCGCGAGGGCGTCGCCGGCATCCGATACCTCCCGGAGGACTGCCAGTTTGGCGTGTTGCTGGCTGCGGTCCTGTACGCTGACCACCACCGGCTTATCCGTGACCGCGGGTACGACGTGCTGACGGAGACGCCGGACCTCACCCGTCGCCGCCGGCTATGGCTCCTCGCCCGCACGTGGTGGCACTGGCGGCGCAACGGCGACCCCGAAGCGACGTTCTACACCGTGAGCGCCGTCTCCGAGCGCGGTCCCGGCGAGACGCCGACGGACGCTCACGGCCACGGGCAACCCGCGTGGCGTGGATGA
- a CDS encoding lycopene cyclase domain-containing protein produces the protein MLPTLTYLQFHALFVVPVVAGLALTATYRLGSRRDVLTGTAILAGLALVYTTPWDGALIRRGVWWYGDGAVLARFWSIPLGEYLFFILQTAMVGLWVARFRVDTERPLATPTRTRLVGLAAALVVVLSGLALMRSDSGLYLGSLLVWSGPILAIQWLFGWHFLVGEWRTVGGATLVPMAYLCGIDSIAIRLGVWTISKQYTTGYTIPLLDLPIEEAVFFFLTTLFVVQGVVLYIWLRDRWE, from the coding sequence ATGTTGCCCACGCTCACGTATCTCCAGTTCCACGCGCTGTTCGTGGTGCCGGTCGTGGCTGGATTGGCACTGACAGCCACCTACCGCCTCGGGAGCCGCCGGGACGTACTCACAGGGACGGCAATCCTCGCAGGACTGGCCCTCGTCTACACGACGCCGTGGGATGGCGCACTCATCCGGCGCGGGGTCTGGTGGTACGGTGACGGCGCCGTACTGGCGCGGTTCTGGTCGATACCCCTCGGCGAGTACCTCTTTTTCATCCTGCAAACGGCGATGGTCGGGCTGTGGGTGGCCCGGTTTCGAGTAGACACGGAGCGCCCGCTCGCCACGCCGACACGAACGCGGCTCGTCGGGCTCGCCGCTGCGCTCGTCGTCGTCCTGTCCGGCCTCGCGCTCATGCGCTCTGACTCGGGACTGTACCTCGGCTCCCTGCTGGTCTGGAGCGGACCGATTCTCGCCATCCAGTGGCTATTCGGGTGGCACTTCCTCGTTGGCGAGTGGCGAACCGTCGGCGGCGCGACACTGGTCCCAATGGCCTATCTCTGTGGTATCGACAGCATCGCCATCCGACTCGGCGTCTGGACGATTTCGAAACAGTACACGACCGGCTACACGATTCCCCTGCTCGATCTGCCGATTGAGGAAGCGGTGTTTTTCTTCCTGACAACGCTGTTCGTCGTGCAGGGGGTCGTGCTCTACATTTGGCTCAGGGACAGATGGGAGTGA
- a CDS encoding Brp/Blh family beta-carotene 15,15'-dioxygenase, with translation MSYRSAVEPSVRYRVALAPGWVASLVVVAPFLAGVSIPLALQYAPLVVSAVLLGLPHGAVDHLAVARTRGERPDWRAIARVFALYGVVGGAYAVTWFLAPAAAFVLFIAVTWFHWGQGDLYALRALADADHLQSLPQRIGTVLVRGGLPMLVPLLAFPDWYRRVATDLVSLFAPDAAAAIGWAFRTDVRTTLALAYGVLVVATLAVGFVRADARRPWLLDAGETLGLLAYFALVPPVLAIGVYFCLWHSLRHVARLLLVDDDATAALQNHDPTAALARFARDAAPLTAASLALLCGLYFLVPNPPGSVPEWVALYLVFIAVVTLPHVVVVSIMDREQGVWV, from the coding sequence GTGAGCTACCGCAGCGCCGTCGAGCCGTCGGTTCGCTACCGGGTCGCGCTGGCTCCCGGCTGGGTCGCCAGCCTCGTCGTCGTCGCTCCGTTTCTCGCGGGGGTCTCGATACCACTTGCGCTCCAGTACGCTCCGCTGGTCGTCAGCGCCGTCCTGCTTGGCCTCCCCCACGGCGCGGTCGACCACCTCGCGGTCGCACGGACCCGTGGCGAGCGCCCGGACTGGCGAGCTATCGCCCGCGTGTTCGCGCTCTACGGCGTCGTTGGTGGGGCTTACGCCGTCACCTGGTTCCTCGCACCCGCGGCGGCCTTCGTCCTGTTCATCGCGGTGACGTGGTTCCACTGGGGGCAGGGCGACCTGTACGCGTTGCGTGCGCTGGCCGACGCTGACCACCTCCAGTCACTTCCCCAGCGAATCGGAACCGTCCTCGTCCGGGGCGGCCTGCCGATGCTGGTCCCGTTGCTCGCGTTCCCCGACTGGTATCGCCGCGTCGCGACGGACCTCGTCTCGCTGTTCGCGCCCGACGCCGCGGCCGCTATCGGCTGGGCGTTCCGGACCGACGTGCGAACCACGCTCGCCCTCGCCTACGGCGTGCTCGTCGTGGCGACGCTAGCTGTCGGATTCGTCCGTGCCGACGCTCGCCGGCCGTGGCTGCTCGACGCCGGTGAGACGCTGGGCCTGCTCGCGTACTTCGCCCTCGTTCCGCCGGTGCTCGCCATCGGGGTGTACTTCTGTCTGTGGCACTCGCTGCGCCACGTCGCCCGCCTCCTGCTGGTTGACGACGACGCCACTGCCGCGCTCCAGAACCACGATCCAACGGCGGCGCTGGCGCGGTTCGCCCGCGACGCTGCCCCGCTGACCGCCGCCTCACTCGCCTTGCTCTGCGGACTGTACTTCCTCGTCCCAAATCCACCGGGGTCCGTCCCGGAGTGGGTCGCGCTGTACCTGGTATTCATCGCCGTCGTCACGCTGCCCCATGTCGTCGTGGTCAGTATCATGGACCGCGAGCAAGGTGTCTGGGTGTAG
- a CDS encoding 50S ribosomal protein L15e: MARSAYSYIRDAWKNPGDGQLAELQWQRQQEWRNEGAVERIERPTRLDKARSQGYKAKQGVIVARVSVRKGSARKRRHKAGRRSKRQGVTRITRRKDIQRVAEERASRTFPNLRVLNSYSVGQDGRQKWHEIILIDPNHPAIQNDDDLSWICANDQADRVFRGLTGAGRRNRGLSGKGKGSEKTRPSLRSNRGKGK; encoded by the coding sequence ATGGCACGAAGTGCATATTCGTACATTCGAGACGCCTGGAAGAACCCAGGCGACGGACAGCTCGCAGAACTACAGTGGCAGCGCCAGCAGGAATGGCGCAACGAAGGGGCCGTCGAGCGCATCGAGCGCCCGACCCGCCTCGACAAGGCCCGCTCGCAGGGTTACAAGGCCAAGCAGGGCGTTATTGTCGCTCGCGTCTCCGTCCGCAAGGGCAGCGCACGCAAGCGCCGACACAAGGCCGGTCGCCGGTCCAAGCGACAGGGAGTTACGCGCATCACCCGCCGGAAGGACATCCAGCGCGTCGCCGAGGAACGCGCCTCCCGAACCTTCCCGAACCTGCGCGTGCTCAACAGCTACTCCGTCGGCCAGGACGGCCGACAGAAGTGGCACGAAATCATCCTCATCGACCCGAACCACCCGGCCATCCAGAACGACGACGACCTGTCGTGGATCTGTGCCAACGACCAGGCTGACCGCGTCTTCCGCGGTCTGACCGGTGCCGGCCGCCGCAACCGCGGCCTCAGCGGCAAGGGCAAGGGCAGCGAAAAGACCCGCCCGTCGCTGCGCAGCAACCGCGGCAAGGGCAAGTAA